One Streptomonospora salina genomic window, CGGGCCGTCCTTTCCGGGCAGGGGCCCGCGGCGGGTACCGCCCGGTCGGCGCGTGCGTGAGCGCCGGGCGGGGCCGCGGGCAGGCGGACACGGCTGCGGGCGGCACCGCGGGGATGCCGCCCGTCGTCTGCCGTCCACTGTAGGCCGACCGGCCGCGGCGGGTGCGGTCCGGTCCGGCGCACCGCGCGCTCAGCCGGCCGCGGCGGCCTTGCCGGAGGTGCGCACCAGGTCGCTGAAGAGCTCTTCCCACATCATGTGGACGTTCTCGGGAGCGTAGCCCTGCGAGGTCGTGAGCGCCTCGGCGCCCATGCTGTCGCGCAGCTCCCGGTCGTCCATCATCGTCGAGATGGCGTCGGCCAGCGCGTCGGTGTCCTTGGGCGGAACCAGGATCCCGTCCTTGCCGTCGGTGATGACATCGGCCGGCCCGGTAGGGCAGTCGAAGGTCACGATCGGCAGGGCGTGGGTCATCGCCTCGATGACGACCATCGGCAGGCCTTCGAACCGGGAGCTGAGGATGTAGAAGGCCGACTTGGTGAGCTCGTCTTCCATGCGGTCGGTGTGGCCCATCAGGAAGACGTGGTTGTAGAGGTGGTGCTTGTCGATGAGCGCCCGCAGCTCGTTCTTCTTCTTGCCCGTCCCGTAGATCCGCAGCTGCCAGTCGGGGTGGCGCTCGGCGACCTTCTTGTAGGCCGGGATGAGCATGTCGAAGCCCTTCTGGGGGGCCAGCCGTCCCGCGGCGAGGGCGATCTTGTTGGTGTGGTCGGAGTGCTCCTGCTCCGTCGAGTGCACCGCGTTGGGGATCCGCACCAGGCGGGTGCCGGGCAGCAGCTTCTTGTAGTCGTCCAGGTCGCGGCTGGTGAGCACGGCGACCGCGTCGAAGCTCGGGTAGTACCGGGCGATCGCCTTCTGCACGTCCGGGCGGTGGGTGCCCAGGTTCATGTGCTCCTGGGCGACGCGGATCAGCCGCGGGGAGGCGTAGCGCGCGGCGAGGATGTTCAGCGCGGGGCGGGTGGTCACCAGGATGCCGTCGCCGACGCTCTTGAGATAGCGGACGACCTCGCGCTCGACGTGGCGGTTGAACGCCTCGTAGCCGAACTCCCCCTCCGGGACGATCCGGCCGCCCTGCTTGCGCAGGCGTTCGCGGCGGGCGGCGCGGTAGCGCCCCACCGGTCCGGGCGCGGGCTCGTCGCCCTTGGGCGCGCGCACGTCGACGACGGTGGTCAGCCGCACCCGCTCGTCGAGGTCGAAGTTGGGCTCGTCCTTGTGCCGGACGGTGCTGACGATCTCGACGTCGTAGCCCAGCCCCGCCATGGTGGCGGCCTGGGTGAACACGGTGCGGATGGTGCCGCCTGTGCCGTAGGCGTTCAGCAGCAGGTAGCGGATCCTCATGGCGATTCCTTGCCGGATGAGCCGGACGTGCCGGGCGTGCAGTCGATCGAAAGGTCTTCGCGGGCGGTGTAGACGGGCCGCACGCGCATCCGCACGCCGTCGTCCTCGACTTCCTGGGCGGGGAAGACCATGACCTTCTTCTTGTCGCGGATGTCGTCCAGCCGGCGCCCCAGCCGCATCCGGCCTTCGGCGTCCGAGTCCGGCCGGTCCTCGGGGACGGCGTAGAGGTCCCACTTCATCCCGTCGCCGGAAGGCGAGTGCCCGGGATCGACGGGGACGAAGTCCGCCAGCGGGACCGAGACTTCGAAGCGGCCGCCTTCGACCTTGAGTTCGTGGTGGACCCGGATGTCGGTACCGCGCACCGCGGACAGCAGGTACCAGCGGCCGGATTCGGGGTCGGCGAGACCGTGGAAGTCGCCGACGATGCGGATGCGGCCGTCGCGCGGCCAGACCTCGCCGACCTCCGCGCAGGGCTCGGGGGTGGGGGCGTTCACGTCGCGGCTGCCCCTTCGCGCTCTCCGGTGTCGCCGGTGTCGCCGGTGTCGCCGGTGTCGCCGTCGAGGTAGCCCCAGCGGCGGGTGATGTCGCGCAGGGCCTCGGGGACCTCGTCGGCCGTCGGCAGCGTGCGGCCGCTCTGGACGGAACCGGAGCGGACCTTGTCCTTCCAGTCGCCCAGGCCCTTGGCGAAGTCGCCCTTGACGCTGTCGCCGTACTCCAGCATCGACGGCTCGTATCCGATGCCCAGGTATGCGCAGATGCTGCGCAGCTCGCCGTCGGGATCGGCGGTGAGGTCTTCGTAGCGCACGGTGTGCACGTCGGTCAGGCCCTCGCGCGCCCGCTCGGTGGCGTTCATGTAGCGCAGCGCGTCCCTGGCGGCCTCGTCGGCGGTGCGCTTCTCGGGGTCGGCCTCGTGCCAGGACTCGGCGATGGAGACCGGGTGGCGCAGCAGGCAGATGAAGCGGGCGTCGGGCCAGCAGGCCGCGATGCGGTCCCACACGAAGGCGTTGCTGGGCGTCTTCTCCACCACGAAGTCCTTGCCGGAGCGGGCGAGCTCGCGGTGCAGCACGCGGTCCCACAGCAGGTGCTCGATGTCGCCGCGCTGCAGGCCGCAGGCCTCCATCGCGCGCTCGGAGAGCTTGGTGCGGAAGTGCGCCTCCAAGCGGCGGATATGCAGCTCGTGGGGGGCGTGCAGCTGGGAGTGGGCGTTGAGGAGCAGCCGCAGCAGGGTCGATCCCGAGCGCACCGGCGAAACGACGAAGACCGGGCGGTCCAGCAGGCGGTCCAGCTCCGGGTTCTCCGGCGCCCGGAAGGCGACCTTCTCCTTGGCCGGCTTCTTGGCACTGGAGGAAGCGGCGGCCGGGGTGGACGTGGCGGCGGCCGCCTGCTTCTTCCGAGGGGCCCGGCGCAGTTCGACGCCCACGGTCGCGCCGAGCGCCGAGTTCATCTTGCGTAGAAGATCCATGCTCATGGAACTTATGGCTCTTTTCGACTGGAAACAAAGGGAACGGACTCTGTCGCTCGGCGCCGCACCCGGTCGGCCGCCGACGTCGTATCGGCCGGCCGGGCGGGTCCCGGCGAAGCGGTGCGGCACGGACGCGCGGACGTACCGCACGTGCGGAGGGCCCGAAGCCGCACCCGGGAGCGCCGGAAGCCGGAAGCGAAACAGCGGAGGCCGCGCACCGGCCGCCCGCCTCGGCCGCGGTGGTCGCCGACCGGATCCCGCCGGGCCGCGGAGCCGACGATGCGGACACTGCCACGATAACCGCCCCCGAGCGGCCGATCGAGCATCTCGGGTCGCCGACACCCCGGAGGGTCGGACCGCAGCCCCCTAAAGGGTGGGGCGTGGCATGTCAAGGCCGCATAAAGCCACAGGCATGCACGCGGCCGCACGTCGGTGCACACCCTGCGCCTTCGCTGCACATCAGGCCGGATCCGGCCAGGACGCCGGCCGGAGGTGCGGGGTCCGGCCGCCGCGACCGCTCGGCCGCCGCGCAGGTGGTCCCGCCGCGCACGGAACCCGCGGCTCGGCGCCTAGCATGGGCGCTGTGGGAGGACAGCACGCGCGCGCAAGCGAGGACCCGGCCGCCGGCGTCTACCGCGAGGCCGCGGCTCTGGGGGCGGCCGCCTACGCCATCCTGCTGCAGATCGCCGAACCGGGCGTGGGGCGGGGCGTACGCGACCACAGCGACTTCGCGCAGCGCCCGGTCGACCGGCTGCGCGGCACTCTGGTGTTCGTCTACGCGCTGATGTTCGGCACCGGTGCGGAGGCGGAGCGGGTCGCGGGCACCGTGCGCAGAGTCCACCGGCACGTCGTCGGCCCCGACTACAGCGCGCAGGACCCCGAGCTGCAGGTATGGGTGGCGGCGACGCTCTACGCCTGCAACATGCACGTCCACGAACTGGTCTTCGGCCCGATGGCGCCCGCGGACAAGGACGCGGTCTACACGGCGTCGTCGGTGTTCGCCACCTCGCTGGGCTGCCCGCGCGAGCGCTGGCCCGCCACCCGCGCCGACTTCGAGCGCTACTGGACCGAAGCGGTCGCCTCCATCAGGGTCGACGACACCGCGCGCGCCGTCGCCGGCGACCTGTTCCACCCCGCCAACCCCGCCGTGCGGGCACTGGTGCGGGTGCAGCGCTTCCTGGCCTCGGGGCTGCTGCCCGCCCACGTCCGCGACGGGTTCGGCCTGGAGTGGGGCCCGCGGCACCAGCGCCGGTTCGACCGGCTGGTCACCGTGGTCCGGGCCGTCTACCCGCGCCTGCCGACGGCCGTGCGGACGCTGCCGCGCGACTTCTATCTGCGCGACATGCGCCGCCGGTTCGCCCGAGCCGACGCGGGCCGGCGCAGCGGCCCGCCCCCGCCCGCCTCCGGAACCTAGGCTCCGAGGACCGTCGGGACCGGGCCGCTGGCGAACGCGGCCCGGGGGTGGCACCGAATCTCCGGGGCGCGTGTCCGTCAGTCTGCGCGGGTGGGTTTGCGCAGCCACTTCTCGTCGATGCCGACGGGCTCCGGGGCTCCGACGCCGGCCAGGTCGCAGCCGTGCGGGAAGCCCGGGTAGGTCCGGTTGCCGGGGTCGGCGGCGAGCCTGGAGGTGCGGCGCGGCGGCAGCTGCGACACGACGCCGGCCCGCATGCGCAGCGCCGTCCGCACGACGGGGGGCAGCCACCGCGGCGGGTGGGAGAAGCCGAACGCCTCCAGCATGGGGTCGTCCAGCAGCGCCCGCACGCCCGCGTCGGCGGCCGGGCGCAGCGGGGCCGGGAACCAGCTGCGGAAGACGTCGAGCGTCGCCTGGCCGACGCGGGCGTTGGTGTCGGC contains:
- a CDS encoding sulfotransferase family protein, with the protein product MSMDLLRKMNSALGATVGVELRRAPRKKQAAAATSTPAAASSSAKKPAKEKVAFRAPENPELDRLLDRPVFVVSPVRSGSTLLRLLLNAHSQLHAPHELHIRRLEAHFRTKLSERAMEACGLQRGDIEHLLWDRVLHRELARSGKDFVVEKTPSNAFVWDRIAACWPDARFICLLRHPVSIAESWHEADPEKRTADEAARDALRYMNATERAREGLTDVHTVRYEDLTADPDGELRSICAYLGIGYEPSMLEYGDSVKGDFAKGLGDWKDKVRSGSVQSGRTLPTADEVPEALRDITRRWGYLDGDTGDTGDTGDTGEREGAAAT
- a CDS encoding oxygenase MpaB family protein — translated: MGGQHARASEDPAAGVYREAAALGAAAYAILLQIAEPGVGRGVRDHSDFAQRPVDRLRGTLVFVYALMFGTGAEAERVAGTVRRVHRHVVGPDYSAQDPELQVWVAATLYACNMHVHELVFGPMAPADKDAVYTASSVFATSLGCPRERWPATRADFERYWTEAVASIRVDDTARAVAGDLFHPANPAVRALVRVQRFLASGLLPAHVRDGFGLEWGPRHQRRFDRLVTVVRAVYPRLPTAVRTLPRDFYLRDMRRRFARADAGRRSGPPPPASGT
- a CDS encoding glycosyltransferase family 4 protein, with the protein product MRIRYLLLNAYGTGGTIRTVFTQAATMAGLGYDVEIVSTVRHKDEPNFDLDERVRLTTVVDVRAPKGDEPAPGPVGRYRAARRERLRKQGGRIVPEGEFGYEAFNRHVEREVVRYLKSVGDGILVTTRPALNILAARYASPRLIRVAQEHMNLGTHRPDVQKAIARYYPSFDAVAVLTSRDLDDYKKLLPGTRLVRIPNAVHSTEQEHSDHTNKIALAAGRLAPQKGFDMLIPAYKKVAERHPDWQLRIYGTGKKKNELRALIDKHHLYNHVFLMGHTDRMEDELTKSAFYILSSRFEGLPMVVIEAMTHALPIVTFDCPTGPADVITDGKDGILVPPKDTDALADAISTMMDDRELRDSMGAEALTTSQGYAPENVHMMWEELFSDLVRTSGKAAAAG